One region of Jatrophihabitans cynanchi genomic DNA includes:
- a CDS encoding NPCBM/NEW2 domain-containing protein has protein sequence MPCHRHIPMLERVHTCSDLSDPDGSEIPMSMRQKIVSGIGTIAVVMGMAAAAVATEQVVAQAPAAALDNGLARTPPMGFNDWNAFGCNVSEALIKQTADFFVSSGMKAAGYEYVNIDDCWMTHQRDANGRLVPDPIKFPDGIKGTADYVHSLGLKVGIYEDAGTATCAGYPGSLGHEQTDAQSFADWGVDYLKYDNCNNNGSATKQQYIDRYTAMRDALAATGRPIVYSICEWGVNQPWTWAGDVGNLWRTTGDISDNWNSLKSIVNQNAPLWPDAHPGAWNDPDMLEIGNGGMTDTEYRSHFSLWAEMAAPLLVGTDLRKATPATMAIYLNKDVIAVDQDPLGAQGRVISNDGTHLTFAKALANGDVAVAMFNEGDSAATMSTTAAQAGLGKSHGAYTMTDLWSKRTTESAGQISANVAPHATAMYRVSADRNWDTFAPATSVSVSTPSAYPGGPAVTRPGAANTVTTTFTNTGRVPAENVAVQLQAPDGWTVDAAGPAGDSSVTTNDSFATSWRVTPPAGTPQGSYTLTASATFEWNDGTQLRPGSTTGTAEVLVPNPPPSGAAYVSDVPWTSQTNGWGPPERDRSNGETGPDDGNTITINGVTYAKGVGAHAPGEIDVYVGGQCSAFNSDVGIDDEVGDRGSVDFQVWADGTKVADSGVRTGTEGAVHLTGDLGGAQFLRMVLTDGGDGNSYDHSDWAGAQISCN, from the coding sequence ATGCCTTGTCACAGACATATACCGATGCTAGAACGTGTGCATACCTGTTCGGACTTGAGTGATCCCGATGGATCGGAGATACCGATGAGCATGCGGCAGAAGATCGTCTCGGGGATCGGCACGATCGCCGTGGTCATGGGGATGGCCGCGGCAGCGGTGGCCACCGAGCAGGTGGTCGCGCAGGCGCCGGCCGCCGCACTCGACAACGGCCTGGCCCGGACCCCGCCGATGGGCTTCAACGACTGGAACGCGTTCGGCTGCAACGTCAGCGAGGCGCTGATCAAACAGACGGCGGACTTCTTCGTCAGCTCCGGCATGAAGGCCGCCGGTTACGAGTACGTCAATATCGACGACTGCTGGATGACCCACCAACGCGACGCGAACGGCCGTCTCGTCCCGGACCCGATCAAGTTCCCGGACGGCATCAAGGGGACCGCCGATTACGTGCACTCGCTCGGACTCAAGGTGGGCATCTACGAGGACGCCGGCACCGCCACCTGCGCCGGCTACCCCGGCAGCCTCGGCCACGAGCAGACCGACGCGCAGAGCTTCGCCGACTGGGGCGTGGATTACCTCAAGTACGACAACTGCAACAACAACGGCAGTGCTACCAAGCAGCAGTACATCGACCGGTACACCGCGATGCGTGACGCGCTCGCGGCAACCGGCCGGCCCATCGTCTACAGCATCTGCGAGTGGGGGGTGAACCAGCCGTGGACATGGGCCGGTGACGTCGGCAACCTGTGGCGCACCACGGGCGACATCAGCGACAACTGGAACAGCCTGAAGTCGATCGTCAACCAGAACGCGCCGCTGTGGCCGGACGCACACCCCGGTGCCTGGAACGACCCGGACATGCTCGAGATCGGCAACGGCGGCATGACCGACACCGAGTACCGCTCGCATTTCTCGCTGTGGGCCGAGATGGCCGCTCCGCTGCTGGTCGGCACCGACCTGCGCAAGGCCACGCCGGCCACCATGGCGATCTACCTGAACAAGGACGTCATCGCCGTCGACCAGGACCCGCTCGGCGCGCAGGGCCGCGTGATCAGCAATGACGGCACGCACCTCACGTTCGCCAAGGCGCTCGCAAACGGCGACGTCGCGGTCGCGATGTTCAACGAGGGCGACTCCGCCGCCACCATGTCGACCACCGCGGCGCAGGCCGGCCTCGGCAAGTCGCACGGCGCCTACACGATGACGGACCTGTGGTCGAAGAGGACAACCGAGTCTGCCGGACAGATCAGTGCGAACGTCGCGCCGCACGCGACCGCGATGTACCGCGTCTCCGCCGACAGAAACTGGGACACCTTCGCGCCCGCGACCAGCGTCTCGGTGTCGACGCCGTCGGCCTATCCCGGCGGTCCGGCGGTGACGCGGCCCGGCGCCGCGAACACCGTCACCACCACCTTCACCAACACCGGCCGCGTGCCGGCCGAGAACGTCGCCGTCCAGCTGCAGGCGCCAGACGGCTGGACAGTGGACGCAGCTGGGCCGGCGGGTGACTCGTCGGTGACGACGAACGACTCGTTCGCGACGTCTTGGAGGGTCACGCCGCCGGCCGGCACTCCGCAGGGCTCCTACACGCTGACCGCCTCGGCCACATTCGAGTGGAACGACGGGACGCAACTGCGGCCAGGCAGCACCACCGGCACCGCGGAGGTACTGGTGCCGAACCCGCCGCCGTCCGGCGCCGCGTACGTCAGCGACGTGCCGTGGACCAGCCAGACCAACGGCTGGGGGCCGCCGGAGCGCGACCGCAGCAACGGCGAGACCGGACCAGACGACGGGAACACGATCACGATCAACGGAGTCACGTACGCGAAGGGGGTCGGCGCGCACGCACCCGGCGAAATCGACGTCTATGTCGGTGGGCAGTGCTCCGCCTTCAACAGCGACGTCGGCATCGACGACGAGGTCGGCGACCGCGGGTCGGTCGACTTCCAGGTGTGGGCGGACGGCACGAAGGTCGCCGACAGTGGCGTGCGCACCGGGACGGAGGGCGCAGTACACCTGACCGGTGATCTCGGCGGTGCGCAGTTCCTGCGCATGGTGCTCACCGACGGCGGCGACGGCAACAGCTACGACCACTCCGACTGGGCCGGCGCCCAGATCAGCTGCAACTGA